From one Trifolium pratense cultivar HEN17-A07 linkage group LG1, ARS_RC_1.1, whole genome shotgun sequence genomic stretch:
- the LOC123885282 gene encoding transmembrane ascorbate ferrireductase 1, whose translation MALGVAAVPFTYVAHVLGVVAIVLVFVWNLHFRGGLAWNSDNKALIFNLHPVLMLTGLIVFGGEAIISYKSLPLKKEVKKLIHLVLHAIALVLGIIGIAAAFKNHNESGIANLYSLHSWLGIGVISLYGIQWIFGFVVFFYPGGSSELRRESVPWHVLFGLFVYILALATSSLGFLEKLTFLESSGVAKYGSEAFLVNFNAIITILFGTFVVLSAISQAPPAADDYAPI comes from the exons ATGGCTTTGGGTGTAGCTGCTGTTCCGTTCACATACGTTGCTCACGTTCTTGGTGTTGTCGCAATCGTATTGGTCTTCGTTTGGAACTTACATTTCAGAGGTGGTTTAGCTTGGAATTCTGACAACAAAGCTCTCATCTTCAAT cTTCATCCTGTTCTTATGCTTACTGGCTTAATAGTATTTGGAGGTGAAG CTATTATAAGTTACAAATCTCTTCCATTGAAGAAGGAAGTGAAGAAATTGATACACCTTGTTCTCCACGCAATTGCATTAGTACTTGGAATAATTGGAATTGCTGCTGCGTTCAAGAATCACAATGAAAGTGGGATTGCCAATCTCTACAGCTTGCATTCATGGCTTGGAATTGGGGTTATTTCCCTTTATGGCATTCAG TGGATATTTGGGTTTGTGGTATTTTTCTACCCAGGTGGGAGTTCCGAGTTAAGACGCGAGTCAGTTCCATGGCATGTACTATTTGGGCTGTTTGTGTATATTTTGGCTCTTGCCACTTCTTCTCTTGGGTTTCTGGAAAAACTCACATTCCTGGAGAGTTCAGGAGTGGCAAAATATGGTTCTGAAGCTTTCCTTGTGAACTTCAATGCTATAATCACAATCTTATTCGGTACCTTTGTTGTATTATCTGCCATATCTCAAGCTCCACCAGCTGCTGATGACTACGCACCCATATAG
- the LOC123902667 gene encoding intracellular protein transport protein USO1 gives MFKSWSKKNKIKAVFKLDFQATQVPKMKKSALMVSLVPDDVGKPTVKLEKTAVQDGTCLWENPIFESVKLVRDSKSGILHEKIYHFIVATGSSKSGYLGEASIDFADFLAETEPITVSLPLKFANSGVVLHVTIQNVEGYTAERNGEDNGAEGIYDDGSLKHQLSYGSTDGSFNLEENGNLAKSRSVYSEQNASNGISPAVASWDDPYSFRQDSMPSRGTVEANATQNQVHKRSNTGWSVGSASDGSLGDWTNSPRERLQEPSGNATENLKSEIVSLKRQAELSELELQALRKQVEKESIRGQNLSRQINGLRDERDSFKTKYEQLKSQQNFNNNYNETKTSKPLESDVENARLQLEAIKEELVYEKEMSADLQLQLQKTHNSNSELLLAVTDLETMLEQKNKEICDLSSKEHEDDTVLDLLRQKIAEQNSEIEKCNNQREELSELIKELTLEYDLLKNENADISLRLKKDEAQHIRLQNEHSASLVTIQQLESQVKRLEEKIEMQEDEFSSSSVSIKELENQVKALEKELKLQADKFEDDLHAMQSAKSEQEERAIQAEESLRKTRHNNAMASERLQEEYKLLSVEMSRKVEENEKMITKAAAEADELRDHNRLMEEMLQKCNQELRLISDQHESKAEELLKQISTKEKTIEQMSQELEAKSKELEDALRHRDEKDATFSKQIQMLEIQHNEIKQSLKKEQEDKENMKKHISQLEGELKKKEAELSAMEKKLKINKGRGAAMHMNLTSRDSEASKANVKKSKSEMHKGMDAASTAISKSGGSDGERLTKELLNEVAVLKERNTNMETELKEMEERYSEISLKFAEVEGERQQLVMTVRNLKNGKKN, from the exons ATGTTCAAGTCATGGAGCAAGAAAAACAAGATCAAAGCTGTATTCAAATTGGATTTTCAAGCAACTCAG GTTCCAAAGATGAAAAAGTCTGCATTGATGGTATCTTTGGTGCCAGATGATGTTGGGAAACCAACTGTGAAACTAGAGAAAACTGCTGTACAAGATGGAACTTGTTTATGGGAGAATCCGATTTTCGAATCGGTTAAACTTGTTAGGGATTCAAAATCAGGAATTCTCCATGAGAAAATCTACCATTTCATTGTTGCAACT GGTTCTTCAAAATCTGGCTATTTGGGAGAAGCTTCAATTGATTTTGCTGATTTTTTAGCAGAAACTGAACCGATTACTGTTTCTCTGCCGTTGAAGTTTGCCAATTCCGGCGTAGTTTTACAT GTAACTATTCAGAATGTGGAAGGATATACTGCTGAAAG AAATGGGGAAGATAATGGAGCTGAAGGAATTTATGATGATGGAAGCTTGAAACACCAACTGAGCTATGGCAGTACAGATGGAAGCTTCAATCTTGAAGAA AACGGGAACTTGGCGAAGAGTAGATCTGTGTATTCTGAACAGAATGCATCTAACGGCATCAGTCCTGCAGTAGCTTCATGGGATGACCCTTATAGCTTCAGACAGGACTCAATGCCTTCAAGAGGAACAGTTGAAGCCAATGCAACACAAAACCAAGTGCATAAGAGGTCAAATACAGGCTGGTCCGTGGGTTCAGCATCAGATGGAAGTTTAGGTGACTGGACAAACAGTCCAAGAGAAAGATTACAAGAGCCTTCAGGCAACGCCACTGAAAATCTCAAAAGCGAAATTGTTTCTCTGAAGAGGCAGGCAGAACTATCTGAACTAGAGTTACAAGCGCTTCGGAAGCAGGTAGAAAAAGAAAGCATCCGGGGACAGAATTTATCGAGACAAATCAATGGTCTCAGAGATGAGAGAGATTCGTTCAAAACTAAATATGAGCAACTCAAATCCCAACAGAACTTCAATAATAACTATAATGAGACCAAAACCTCTAAACCCTTGGAGTCTGATGTTGAAAATGCTAGGCTTCAGTTAGAGGCAATAAAGGAAGAGCTTGTTTATGAAAAAGAAATGAGTGCCGATCTTCAATTGCAACTGCAGAAAACACACAACTCAAACTCTGAACTTCTTTTGGCTGTCACAGACCTTGAAACAATGTTAGaacaaaagaataaagaaataTGTGATCTATCTTCCAAAGAGCATGAAGATGACACAGTTTTAGATCTTTTGCGGCAGAAGATTGCAGAGCAGAATAGCGAAATAGAGAAATGTAATAATCAACGTGAGGAGCTAAGCGAGCTTATAAAGGAGCTCACTTTGGAGTATGATCTTCTTAAGAATGAAAATGCGGATATCTCTTTGAGATTAAAGAAAGATGAAGCACAACACATCAGGTTGCAGAATGAACACTCAGCTTCTTTAGTTACAATACAACAACTTGAATCCCAGGTAAAGAGACTAGAAGAAAAGATAGAGATGCAGGAAGATGAATTTTCATCGTCTTCGGTCTCCATCAAGGAACTTGAAAATCAAGTTAAGGCTTTGGAGAAAGAACTGAAATTACAGGCAGATAAATTCGAAGATGATCTCCATGCAATGCAAAGTGCAAAATCTGAGCAGGAAGAACGGGCCATTCAAGCAGAAGAGTCATTGAGAAAGACGAGGCACAATAATGCTATGGCATCTGAGCGTCTTCAGGAGGAATATAAATTACTTTCTGTTGAAATGTCACGCAAAGTTGAAGAGAATGAAAAGATGATCACAAAAGCAGCTGCAGAAGCTGATGAGTTGCGGGACCACAACAGGCTTATGGAAGAAATGCTCCAGAAATGCAATCAAGAGCTCAGGCTTATATCAGATCAACATGAATCGAAAGCGGAAGAGCTCTTGAAACAAATaagtacaaaagaaaaaacaattgaaCAGATGTCGCAAGAACTAGAAGCGAAGTCTAAAGAACTTGAGGATGCACTGAGGCACAGGGATGAAAAGGATGCTACATTTTCAAAGCAAATTCAAATGCTTGAGATCCAACACAATGAAATTAAACAAAGTTTGAAGAAAGAACAAGAGGAcaaagaaaatatgaagaaaCATATATCTCAATTAGAAGGAGAGCTTAAGAAAAAAGAAGCAGAATTAAGTGCTATGGAAAAGAAGCTCAAGATTAACAAAGGACGAGGTGCAGCTATGCATATGAATTTGACCTCAAGAGACAGTGAGGCTTCTAAGGCAAATGTTAAGAAGTCAAAATCAGAAATGCATAAG GGAATGGATGCTGCAAGCACTGCTATTAGCAAGTCTGGAGGAAG TGATGGTGAACGCCTTACAAAGGAATTATTGAATGAAGTTGCAGTCCTAAAGGAAAGGAACACCAATATGGAAACTGAACTGAAAGAAATGGAAGAAAGATATTCTGAGATAAGTCTGAAATTTGCAGAGGTAGAGGGAGAAAGACAACAACTTGTTATGACTGTCCGGAATCTCAAGAATGGTAAGAAGAACTAG